A stretch of the Lactuca sativa cultivar Salinas chromosome 9, Lsat_Salinas_v11, whole genome shotgun sequence genome encodes the following:
- the LOC128129116 gene encoding uncharacterized protein LOC128129116, giving the protein MEEDAKGEKMVIHQIKDCGGSAVGANEILNNKMLPSIKGEGEKKGNESNKMKKGRMELENNNNKMGISPAFEEKEVIDVIRSNNLGICAVVESHVKWDWVSNNTSCEAGTRIIVGWNPRLFDVMMISQSKQVILKPSEYSEGCSKTPKGVEDFVDCLSFIEVEDLNSYGFQFTWNKTPVGNKSLLKKFDRVMVNLKFISDHPLAHAVFKPYRNSDHCPAILNLPVDKVKWKPSFRFANFIAEKEEFLPLVKEVWDINIDGFFMFKVSQKLKILKKYYRELCNKHWGAGKRIQQLRKELECKQHEIDSNPFDCKIREEHANILFDFNVACNDEEKLLAQRAKIKWLHEGDNNSKFFHRIVKIRGNINRIQMVLDEDGRKVCGKAMKDKFVSHFNKFLGCKEVTVLSGLNDDFFHKKLDSRVAVNMIRVVTDEEIKAAMFDIYDNRAPGPDGIRNCLGDIVSKNQSAFIPGRSILDNILLAQELMVGYKKKKGAPKYTIKIDIQKAYDTVDWSFLNRILQGFGFHPVMVQWIMACVSSPWFMLNFNCEDHGYFEGKRGLRQGDPLSPYLFTIVMEVFNIILGKLIDESQNFKFHSKCMALNISHLCFPDDLLVFSYGNGNSVRIIRDALDEFKKVSGLKVSMEKSQIYFSCVKPNMRRIILGILPFDVGRFPFKYLGVPMCVTKLFERDCKKLIEKIKMRIFNWKSKTLSFAGRLQIINSVLTSIHVYWASIFKIPIATINDIEKMCRSFLWANGEIVKGKAKVKWHDICKPKEYGGLGIKNLRRWNDALLAKHIWNSMSWTWKRFLEIRKIVRPHIVSCVGNGRNTSLWHDWWHPIGILGTILSRRDWVSNGLSDSSLVGGIRRNGVAMDGVGQELQEVEGSLVEDYEEEGE; this is encoded by the exons ATGGAAGAGGATGCTAAGGGTGAGAAGATGGTTATCCATCAGATAAAAGATTGTGGTGGTTCTGCTGTGGGTGCTAATGaaattttgaataataaaatGCTTCCATCTATTAAGGGAGAGGGGGAGAAAAAAGGAAAtgaaagtaataaaatgaagaaagGCAGGATGGAACTGGAAAACAATAACAACAAGATGGGGATTTCTCCGGCATTTGAGGAG AAGgaggttattgatgttattaGGAGTAATAACCTTGGTATTTGTGCTGTGGTGGAATCTCATGTCAAG TGGGATTGGGTTTCTAATAATACTAGCTGTGAGGCTGGTACTAGAATTATAGTGGGGTGGAATCCTAGACTTTTTGATGTGATGATGATTTCTCAATCCAAGCAG GTGATTTTAAAACCATCGGAGTATTCTGAAGGCTGTTCTAAAACCCCCAAAGGAGTTGAAGATTTTGTTGATTGTTTAAGTTTTATTGAAGTGGAGGACCTGAATTCTTATGGGTTTCAGTTTACATGGAACAAAACCCCTGTTGGGAATAAGAGTCTTTTGAAGAAGTTTGATAGAGTTATGGTCAATTTGAAATTTATTTCGGATCACCCTTTAGCCCATGCTGTTTTTAAACCATATAGAAATTCGGATCATTGTCCAGCTATTTTAAATTTACCAGTTGATAAAGTGAAATGGAAGCCTTCCTTTAGATTTGCTAATTTTATTGCTGAGAAGGAGGAGTTTTTACCTTTGGTTAAGGAAGTTTGGGATATTAATATTGATGGTTTCTTTATGTTTAAAGTGAGTCAAAAGTTGAAGATTCTCAAAAAATATTATAGGGAGCTATGTAATAAGCATTGGGGTGCTGGGAAAAGAATTCAGCAGTTAAGAAAAGAGTTGGAATGTAAACAACATGAAATTGATAGTAACCCTTTTGATTGCAAGATTAGGGAAGAGCATGCTAATATTCTCTTTGATTTTAATGTTGCTTGTAATGATGAAGAAAAACTTCTTGCTCAACGTGCTAAGATTAAATGGTTACATGAAGGGGACAATAATTCTAAGTTTTTTCATAGAATTGTGAAGATCAGGGGTAATATTAATCGTATTCAGATGGTTCTGGATGAAGATGGCAGAAAGGTTTGTGGGAAGGCTATGAAAGATAAGTTTGTTTCTCATTTTAATAAGTTTTTGGGTTGTAAAGAAGTTACTGTGCTATCGGGATTAAATGatgatttttttcataaaaaattggATAGTAGGGTGGCTGTTAATATGATTAGAGTGGTTACTGATGAAGAAATCAAAGCTGCGATGTTTGATATATATGACAATCGTGCCCCTGGCCCTGATGG GATCAGAAATTGTTTGGGTGATATTGTTAGCAAAAATCAGTCAGCTTTCATTCctggtagatctattttggacaaTATTCTCCTTGCTCAGGAGCTGATGGTGGGGTACAAAAAAAAGAAGGGAGCTCCTAAATACACCATAAAGATTGATATACAAAAGGCATATGATACGGTGGATTGGAGTTTTCTTAATAGAATTTTGCAGGGATTTGGGTTTCATCCAGTTATGGTTCAGTGGATTATGGCTTGTGTTTCTTCTCCGTGGTTCATGCTTAATTTTAATTGTGAAGATCATGGGTATTTTGAAGGAAAGAGAGGTCTTAGGCAGGGAGATCCTTTATCTCCTTACCTATTTACTATAGTTATGGAGGTGTTTAATATCATTCTTGGTAAGCTTATTGATGAATCCCAGAATTTTAAGTTCCATAGTAAGTGTATGGCCCTCAATATTTCCCATTTATGCTTTCCTGATGATCTGTTGGTTTTCTCTTATGGTAATGGGAATTCGGTTAGAATTATAAGGGATGCCCTTGATGAATTCAAAAAGGTTTCAGGGTTGAAGGTGAGTATGGAAAAAAGTCAGATTTATTTCAGTTGTGTTAAGCCAAATATGAGAAGGATTATCTTGGGTATCCTTCCTTTTGATGTTGGGAGATTTCCGTTTAAATATTTGGGCGTGCCTATGTGTGTCACTAAGCTGTTTGAAAGAGATTGTAAAAAGTTGATTGAAAAGATTAAGATGAGAATTTTCAATTGGAAAAGTAAGACATTATCGTTTGCTGGCAGGTTGCAAATCATTAACTCTGTCTTAACATCcattcatgtttattgggcttcgATCTTTAAAATACCCATTGCTACTATTAATGATATTGAAAAGATGTGCAGAAGTTTCTTATGGGCTAATGGTGAGATAGTCAAAGGGAAAGCTAAAGTCAAGTGGCATGATATTTGCAAGCCTAAGGAGTATGGTGGTCTGGGAATCAAGAATTTAAGGAGATGGAATGATGCTTTACTTGCTAAACATATTTGGAAT AGTATGAGCTGGACGTGGAAGAGGTTTTTGGAGATAAGGAAAATTGTTAGGCCTCATATTGTTTCGTGTGTGGGAAATGGGAGGAACACATCTctatggcatgattggtggcaccCAATTGGTATTCTAGGTACTATTTTATCTAGAAGAGATTGGGTTAGCAATGGGCTTAGTGATTCATCTTTG GTTGGAGGGATAAGAAGG AATGGAGTGGCAATGGATGGTGTTGGGCAAGAGCTGCAAGAAGTTGAAGGATCCCTTGTTGAAGACTATGAGGAGGAAGGAGAATAG